A single genomic interval of Polynucleobacter necessarius harbors:
- a CDS encoding HAMP domain-containing histidine kinase, whose product MDTLLVDNQRAANIIGSLRSIFMDDKIPTSRINVGELVQSVFNIANPEILSKNITVKKNIESNLYFNTNRGEIQQVILNLINNAIQALADSQQTNKIMFSFLGICRPGH is encoded by the coding sequence TTGGATACCTTGTTGGTAGATAACCAACGGGCCGCCAATATCATTGGTTCGCTGCGCTCTATCTTTATGGATGACAAAATTCCAACCTCCAGAATTAATGTGGGTGAGTTGGTTCAGTCAGTGTTTAATATTGCTAACCCTGAAATTCTCTCTAAAAACATTACGGTAAAGAAAAACATAGAATCTAATTTGTATTTCAATACCAATCGGGGTGAGATACAGCAGGTAATTCTTAACTTGATCAACAATGCAATTCAAGCTTTGGCTGATTCGCAGCAAACGAACAAAATAATGTTTTCTTTCTTGGGGATTTGCAGGCCAGGACATTGA
- a CDS encoding alkyl/aryl-sulfatase has protein sequence MKIKLTQIALAASFISSGLALAAGGGGVVADPGAMQGKHFNSKGKMPSGYTVELQNGLRKTLPFEDKRDFEESKKGCIAAPPYKAIMADAGNVAWDMGSYEFLLQGKDFDSIHPSLQRQALLNMGYGLYEVVPGKIYQVRGFDMANISFIKTNSGWIVFDPLTAQETARAALELANEKLGKRPVVAVVYSHSHGDHFGGVRGVVDEADVKSGNGKMIAPAGFMDHAIAENVYSGNAMTRRMYFRYGVLLPRSPFGHVDQSIGKNTAAGKLGLIEPNVYINQPYEKMTVDGVEMEFQNTPGTEAPAEMNAYFPQFKAFWAAENITGTIHNIYTLRGALLRDSLAWSKNINNALYRYGNESEVMFASQHGRVGVMSVFKK, from the coding sequence GTGAAAATCAAACTCACTCAAATCGCACTTGCGGCATCGTTTATTAGTTCTGGACTGGCTTTAGCGGCTGGTGGAGGAGGAGTAGTTGCCGATCCCGGCGCAATGCAAGGCAAGCATTTTAATTCTAAAGGCAAGATGCCCTCTGGTTATACCGTGGAGTTACAAAACGGTTTGCGTAAAACACTGCCGTTTGAGGATAAGCGTGATTTTGAGGAATCAAAAAAAGGTTGTATAGCTGCGCCTCCATATAAGGCCATCATGGCTGATGCTGGTAATGTGGCATGGGATATGGGTAGCTATGAATTTCTCTTGCAGGGCAAGGATTTTGATAGCATACATCCTTCTTTGCAGCGCCAGGCGCTTTTGAATATGGGATACGGCCTATATGAAGTTGTACCAGGCAAGATCTATCAGGTTCGGGGCTTTGATATGGCGAATATCAGTTTTATTAAAACCAATAGTGGTTGGATTGTTTTTGATCCGTTGACTGCTCAGGAGACAGCGCGCGCAGCCCTCGAGCTGGCAAATGAAAAACTCGGTAAACGTCCGGTGGTAGCCGTCGTGTACTCACATTCGCACGGAGATCACTTTGGCGGTGTACGTGGTGTCGTCGATGAAGCGGATGTCAAGAGCGGCAATGGAAAAATGATTGCTCCAGCAGGCTTTATGGATCATGCGATTGCTGAAAACGTTTATTCAGGTAATGCCATGACTCGCAGAATGTACTTCCGGTACGGAGTCTTGTTGCCTCGTAGTCCATTTGGGCACGTAGATCAATCGATTGGTAAAAATACCGCCGCTGGTAAATTGGGTTTAATTGAGCCCAATGTCTATATCAACCAACCTTATGAAAAGATGACGGTCGATGGCGTCGAAATGGAGTTCCAAAACACGCCCGGTACAGAAGCCCCTGCGGAAATGAACGCCTACTTCCCCCAATTCAAGGCCTTTTGGGCTGCGGAAAATATTACTGGCACCATTCACAACATCTATACCTTGCGCGGTGCTTTGTTGCGCGATTCCCTGGCATGGTCCAAAAATATTAACAATGCGCTATATCGCTATGGCAATGAGAGTGAAGTGATGTTTGCTTCGCAAC